One segment of Tamlana crocina DNA contains the following:
- the ssb gene encoding single-stranded DNA-binding protein: MSGTLNKVMLIGHLGDEVKMHYFDGGGCVGRFPLATNETYTNRQTNERITNTEWHNIVVRNKGAEICEKYLSKGDKVYIEGRLKTRKWQDDSGNDRYSTEIQCTDFTFLTTKKESENNAAASNASMPQKPTESQPSQNQPIQDDNDDLPF; this comes from the coding sequence ATGTCTGGAACGTTAAATAAAGTGATGCTTATTGGGCATTTGGGAGATGAAGTAAAAATGCACTATTTTGATGGTGGCGGGTGTGTTGGGCGTTTTCCGTTGGCAACAAACGAAACCTATACCAATAGGCAAACAAACGAACGCATTACAAATACCGAGTGGCACAATATTGTGGTAAGAAACAAAGGCGCCGAAATTTGTGAAAAATATTTGAGCAAAGGCGATAAGGTGTACATTGAAGGCCGGTTAAAAACCAGAAAATGGCAGGACGATAGTGGAAACGATAGGTATTCAACCGAAATACAGTGCACCGATTTTACGTTCCTCACTACCAAAAAGGAAAGTGAAAACAATGCGGCGGCATCAAATGCTTCAATGCCACAAAAGCCAACTGAAAGTCAGCCTTCACAAAATCAACCCATTCAAGACGATAATGATGATCTGCCGTTTTAA
- a CDS encoding gliding motility-associated protein GldE, with amino-acid sequence MDPDPASFISLIATIDYSVAFSLALLFVLLVCSALVSGAEVALFSLTAEQIKDGLVQKSKRIEIIAKLLERPKKLLATILVANNFINIAIVILFAFLGDFLFGNLASPEIKFVVEVVVVTFLILLFGEILPKIYASRNNLKFATFMAYPLKVLDVLLSPISLPMRGVTLAIHDKLGKQKSGISVDQLSQALELTSEEDTTKEEHKILQGIVSFGNTDTKQVMRPRIDIFALNIELKYQDVMDSIVENGYSRIPVYRDNIDTIEGILYVKDLLPHIDKKQFDWTSLIREPFFVPENKKLDDLMAEFQDKKVHLAVVVDEYGGTSGLISLEDIIEEIVGDISDEFDDEDLTYSKLDENNYVFEGKTALKDFYKIIKLEDETLFENKKGEAETIAGFVLEISGSFPKLNSKINFENYVFTIEALDKKRIKLVKFTIQSTAS; translated from the coding sequence TTGGATCCTGACCCCGCGAGTTTTATTTCCTTGATTGCTACCATCGATTATTCGGTGGCATTTAGTTTAGCGCTTTTGTTTGTGCTGTTAGTGTGTTCTGCTCTTGTTTCTGGCGCTGAGGTGGCTCTATTTTCATTAACTGCAGAACAGATAAAAGACGGCTTGGTACAAAAATCCAAACGCATAGAAATTATTGCTAAACTGTTAGAGCGACCTAAAAAACTATTGGCCACCATTTTAGTGGCGAACAACTTTATAAATATTGCCATTGTTATTTTGTTTGCCTTTTTGGGCGATTTTCTTTTCGGTAATTTAGCCAGTCCAGAAATAAAATTCGTGGTTGAAGTAGTTGTTGTTACCTTCCTGATTTTGCTTTTCGGTGAAATTTTGCCAAAAATCTATGCCAGCCGAAACAACCTAAAGTTTGCCACATTTATGGCTTATCCGCTCAAGGTTTTGGATGTGCTTTTGTCGCCCATTAGTTTGCCCATGCGTGGCGTTACATTGGCGATTCATGATAAATTGGGCAAGCAAAAATCGGGTATTAGCGTCGATCAACTTTCGCAAGCTTTGGAACTGACCAGTGAGGAAGACACCACCAAAGAAGAACATAAAATTCTGCAAGGCATTGTTTCTTTCGGAAACACAGATACCAAACAGGTGATGCGTCCGCGTATTGATATTTTTGCGCTCAATATTGAGTTGAAATATCAAGATGTTATGGACAGTATAGTTGAAAATGGCTATTCGCGAATTCCGGTTTACCGTGACAATATCGATACCATTGAAGGCATTCTTTATGTAAAAGATCTGTTGCCCCACATCGATAAAAAGCAATTCGATTGGACCTCATTGATCCGGGAGCCGTTTTTTGTTCCTGAAAACAAAAAGCTGGACGATTTAATGGCAGAGTTCCAAGACAAAAAAGTGCATTTGGCCGTTGTGGTTGATGAATATGGAGGTACCTCGGGATTGATTTCTTTGGAAGATATTATTGAAGAAATTGTAGGTGATATTAGCGATGAGTTTGATGACGAAGATTTAACCTATTCCAAGCTCGATGAAAACAACTATGTTTTCGAGGGTAAAACGGCTTTAAAGGATTTTTATAAAATCATAAAGTTGGAAGACGAAACCCTTTTCGAAAATAAAAAAGGCGAAGCCGAAACTATTGCTGGATTTGTACTGGAAATTTCGGGAAGTTTCCCAAAGCTGAACAGTAAAATAAATTTTGAAAATTACGTTTTCACTATTGAGGCGTTGGATAAAAAACGAATTAAACTCGTTAAATTTACCATACAATCAACTGCAAGCTAA
- the gldD gene encoding gliding motility lipoprotein GldD: protein MTLNIKNSLFLKTFTVVGFVCFLSCGDDYVPKPKAQLRLEYPEAQYVEDGLELPFSFGVNTLAQNIEVSEVPSATKSFGVNLEYPSMKGTIFLTYKAIGADEKNLNDFLRDAQNFTQKHTIKADEIPVTAYENKERKVYGAFAEVKGDVASPAQFYVTDSINHFLTGSLYFYAKPNYDSILPAAHYLQKDIKHIMETLRWE, encoded by the coding sequence ATGACTCTAAATATTAAAAATTCCCTTTTTTTAAAAACTTTTACTGTTGTTGGTTTTGTGTGTTTTCTGTCTTGTGGAGACGATTATGTTCCCAAACCCAAGGCCCAGTTAAGGTTGGAATATCCCGAAGCGCAATACGTTGAAGATGGTTTAGAATTGCCATTTTCATTTGGGGTTAACACTTTGGCTCAAAACATCGAAGTTTCTGAAGTGCCTTCGGCAACAAAAAGTTTCGGTGTAAATTTAGAATACCCCTCCATGAAGGGCACTATTTTTTTAACTTACAAAGCTATTGGCGCAGATGAAAAAAATCTAAACGATTTTTTAAGAGATGCACAAAACTTCACCCAAAAACATACCATTAAAGCCGACGAGATTCCCGTTACGGCATATGAAAATAAAGAGCGGAAAGTGTACGGTGCCTTTGCCGAAGTAAAAGGCGATGTAGCTTCTCCTGCTCAGTTTTATGTTACCGATAGCATCAATCATTTTTTAACGGGGTCGTTGTATTTTTATGCCAAACCCAACTACGACTCCATTTTACCAGCGGCCCATTATTTGCAAAAGGATATTAAGCATATTATGGAAACTTTGCGCTGGGAGTAA